A genomic window from Oceanobacillus timonensis includes:
- a CDS encoding D-alanyl-D-alanine carboxypeptidase family protein, producing the protein MRFVLWVVIIIFSLLSFPTHGHAAVDVSAQHAILIEKSSGRVLFEKNAEEEASIASITKIMTAIIAVESGKMNEKATVSRNAIYTEGSSIYLEQGEKMTLNDLVYGLMLRSGNDAAVAIAEHVGGSEEGFVYLMNQKAEWLGMDHTHFDNPHGLDSDTHYSSAHDMAILMQYAMDNPIFQEISGSESFISENRSYHWRNKNKLLTYFYEYCTGGKTGYTKQTGRTLITTAEKDGMELIAVTLDAPDDWQDHISMFEWGFEQFEMKEVNQNGEAVSNKKPSENSVHVPLYKDKQDNWAKDVYLKRNVPAFQASNIGIEEQHKEGLMDNVTRVFHSILRWDTND; encoded by the coding sequence ATGCGTTTTGTATTATGGGTAGTTATTATCATTTTTAGTCTTTTATCCTTCCCGACTCATGGACATGCTGCGGTAGATGTTTCTGCACAGCATGCTATTTTGATAGAAAAATCATCAGGAAGAGTGTTATTTGAAAAAAATGCCGAGGAAGAGGCATCTATAGCAAGCATAACTAAAATAATGACAGCCATCATTGCAGTAGAGTCTGGAAAAATGAATGAAAAAGCAACGGTTTCCAGAAATGCAATTTATACAGAAGGCTCATCGATTTATTTGGAGCAAGGAGAAAAAATGACGTTAAACGATCTAGTGTATGGACTTATGCTGCGGTCCGGGAATGATGCTGCTGTAGCAATTGCTGAGCATGTCGGCGGCAGTGAAGAAGGATTCGTTTATTTAATGAACCAAAAGGCGGAATGGCTTGGGATGGATCATACCCATTTTGATAATCCGCATGGTCTGGATTCAGACACGCATTATTCAAGCGCTCACGATATGGCAATTCTCATGCAATATGCAATGGATAACCCTATCTTCCAGGAAATAAGTGGATCGGAAAGTTTTATATCTGAAAACCGATCTTATCATTGGCGTAATAAAAATAAACTTCTGACGTATTTCTATGAATATTGTACCGGCGGCAAAACCGGTTATACAAAACAGACAGGAAGAACGCTTATTACTACTGCCGAAAAGGACGGGATGGAGTTAATCGCTGTCACTTTGGATGCTCCCGATGATTGGCAGGACCATATCTCCATGTTTGAATGGGGGTTTGAGCAATTTGAAATGAAAGAAGTCAATCAGAACGGAGAAGCAGTATCAAATAAGAAGCCATCTGAAAATAGCGTTCATGTGCCGCTTTATAAAGATAAGCAGGATAATTGGGCAAAAGATGTGTACCTCAAACGAAACGTGCCGGCATTTCAGGCAAGCAATATAGGAATAGAGGAACAGCACAAAGAGGGGTTGATGGATAATGTAACCCGTGTATTTCATTCAATTCTAAGGTGGGATACAAATGATTAA
- a CDS encoding nucleoside recognition domain-containing protein: protein MINWIWIAMALIGIIYAMFSGNMEAVNEAIFESAAQAVTLAIGLISILVFWLGMMRIAEEAGILRGLAKLFRPIISKIFPEIPKDHPALGYILSNLTANMFGLGNAATPLGIKAMEEMNKLNNHSEKASRSMITFLILNTTGLTLIPTTVIGIRMQYESASPTEIVGATLLVTCIGTLAGLAIDRFFHFRSTWRKS from the coding sequence ATGATTAATTGGATTTGGATCGCTATGGCTCTGATCGGTATTATATATGCCATGTTTTCAGGGAATATGGAAGCAGTAAACGAAGCGATTTTTGAAAGTGCTGCCCAGGCGGTCACCCTGGCTATTGGACTGATCAGCATTCTGGTTTTTTGGTTGGGAATGATGCGCATTGCTGAAGAAGCAGGTATTTTACGGGGGCTTGCCAAGCTTTTTCGTCCGATTATTTCAAAAATATTTCCGGAAATCCCAAAGGATCATCCAGCGCTGGGATATATTCTATCTAATTTAACAGCGAATATGTTTGGTCTGGGAAATGCAGCTACTCCTTTAGGGATTAAAGCAATGGAAGAAATGAACAAACTCAATAATCATTCCGAAAAAGCGTCCCGTTCGATGATTACCTTTCTTATCTTAAATACAACCGGGCTAACCTTGATCCCTACTACCGTCATTGGAATCCGAATGCAGTATGAGTCCGCTTCTCCTACAGAAATTGTCGGTGCAACTTTACTGGTTACATGTATAGGTACTCTTGCCGGACTGGCTATCGATCGTTTTTTTCATTTTAGAAGTACGTGGAGGAAATCATAA
- a CDS encoding spore maturation protein, with protein MGFISALSIWMIPCFILIIMIAASIRKLPAYDLFVEGGKEGIKTAVSLLPFLVGMITAISILRSSGALDAFVDLLTPVLAFIGFPAEVLPLALIRPISGTAALGMTTEIIATYGPDSFIGTLASVMQGSTDTTLYVLTIYFGAVGVKKIRYALQAGLLADIIAILTAVFLVTIMFG; from the coding sequence ATGGGGTTTATCAGCGCACTAAGTATCTGGATGATACCTTGTTTTATTTTAATTATTATGATAGCAGCCAGTATCCGGAAATTGCCTGCATATGATTTATTTGTGGAAGGGGGAAAAGAAGGGATAAAAACAGCTGTTTCGTTACTTCCTTTTTTAGTAGGCATGATAACAGCTATTTCGATATTACGCAGTTCTGGTGCTTTAGATGCTTTTGTTGACTTATTAACCCCTGTGCTGGCTTTTATTGGGTTTCCAGCAGAAGTTTTGCCACTTGCGCTTATCCGGCCAATATCCGGAACAGCTGCATTAGGTATGACAACAGAGATCATCGCAACTTATGGGCCGGATTCGTTTATCGGAACGCTTGCTTCCGTTATGCAAGGGAGTACGGACACCACCTTATATGTACTTACAATCTATTTCGGTGCGGTTGGCGTCAAAAAAATACGCTATGCGCTGCAGGCAGGTTTATTAGCTGATATAATTGCTATACTTACAGCTGTGTTTCTTGTTACAATAATGTTTGGGTAG
- a CDS encoding pseudouridine synthase produces MSKHEERLQKVIAQSGVASRRKAEQLISNGNVKVNNQTVTEMGIKVTPDDKVEVDGVPIEKEAFVYYLLYKPRGVISSVKDDKDRKVVTDYLPEVSERVFPIGRLDYDTSGILLLTNDGEFANQLMHPSKEVNKVYVAKVKGIPHKKELSKFRKGVVSDGEKLTADHVQILSSDKEKKTSIIELTLHEGKNRQVRRMFEAIGLQVLKLKREQYAFLTLHGLKAGEYRALTPKEVNQLRNMSTKL; encoded by the coding sequence ATGTCGAAGCATGAAGAAAGATTACAAAAGGTCATTGCCCAAAGCGGAGTGGCATCCAGAAGAAAAGCAGAACAGCTTATTTCAAATGGAAACGTCAAAGTAAATAATCAAACAGTAACGGAAATGGGCATCAAGGTTACGCCTGATGATAAAGTAGAAGTTGATGGTGTTCCGATTGAAAAAGAGGCATTTGTATATTATTTGTTGTATAAACCCCGCGGAGTCATTTCCAGTGTCAAAGATGACAAAGACAGAAAAGTAGTGACAGATTATCTTCCGGAAGTCAGCGAACGGGTTTTTCCGATTGGCAGGCTGGATTACGATACATCCGGGATACTCCTTTTAACAAATGATGGGGAATTTGCGAACCAGCTGATGCATCCCAGTAAAGAAGTTAATAAAGTGTATGTCGCAAAAGTCAAAGGTATTCCTCATAAGAAAGAACTGTCCAAATTTCGGAAAGGTGTCGTATCTGATGGTGAAAAATTAACAGCGGACCATGTTCAAATACTGTCCAGTGATAAAGAAAAGAAGACATCGATCATTGAATTAACATTACATGAGGGGAAAAACAGACAAGTTCGCAGAATGTTTGAAGCAATAGGTCTGCAGGTTTTAAAACTGAAGCGTGAACAATACGCTTTTTTGACTTTACATGGATTAAAAGCGGGGGAATATCGAGCATTGACGCCGAAAGAAGTCAACCAGCTCCGGAATATGTCCACAAAATTGTAA
- the resA gene encoding thiol-disulfide oxidoreductase ResA, with amino-acid sequence MGKEEKEIQKQKKKRKRLIFRSSILAVLVAAVVFVLFSNSKDEDEIYHSGDHAPDFQLKQVNDAFDEDVTQLSDLEGKGVMLNFWATWCGPCKEEMPYMQDLYPEYKDKGVEIVAVSLDSTELVIDNFIEEYGLTFAIPQDINADVRDLYKIRPMPTTYFINPDGTINEIVQGALTLDKLEGHLDDITPDAS; translated from the coding sequence ATGGGTAAAGAAGAAAAAGAGATACAAAAACAAAAAAAGAAACGAAAGCGCCTCATTTTTCGGTCCTCTATTTTAGCTGTTTTGGTTGCTGCTGTCGTATTTGTACTATTTTCAAATTCAAAAGATGAAGATGAAATATACCATTCGGGTGACCATGCTCCTGACTTTCAACTGAAGCAAGTAAATGACGCATTTGATGAGGATGTAACACAGCTCAGCGATTTGGAAGGAAAAGGGGTTATGCTGAATTTCTGGGCGACATGGTGCGGACCGTGTAAAGAGGAAATGCCATATATGCAGGATTTATATCCGGAATATAAAGATAAAGGGGTCGAAATTGTTGCAGTCAGTCTGGATAGCACAGAATTAGTCATTGATAATTTTATCGAAGAATATGGATTGACTTTTGCAATTCCTCAAGACATAAATGCGGATGTGAGGGACCTATATAAAATCAGGCCGATGCCGACGACTTACTTTATCAATCCGGACGGGACCATAAACGAAATTGTTCAAGGGGCTCTGACATTAGATAAATTAGAAGGCCATCTGGATGATATAACGCCGGATGCATCATAA
- the resB gene encoding cytochrome c biogenesis protein ResB: protein MSKIKCECGHMNPEGTVLCEACGKPVEGNQYIDGNDDKKLLNMRYDGSARRSQIYRKSIIDKIWSFFSSVKVGVWLIVLALIASIFGTLLPQEQFIPQDAVSRDPAIFYEETYGIFGLMYYQLGFHHMYSSVWFITLIALIGISLVIASLDRFVPLYRALKNQKPKKHKKFLSRQRLYSETPNVDDADVDKLVKRLRKSRYKITEEDGHILAEKGRFSRWGPYVNHIGLIIILIAAILRTTPIMFSEEYMWVREGEQRSIPGTDNQYYIENKDFIMETYDQEDGQDPAEEGSLDEEEIASNFQTDVVIYEAQDADVVGAEPELEPIMEESIQMNHPAKFDKYTLYQQGFQQGEFESMSFYIHETADEDGESLGTFTIDLTNPESVYELDNGFQVELTNYYPDYIMTEEGEPASETNFPRNPAFVVTVYPPDSEEGEVSFLGIGMNVDATGENQYKVAIDNVEFRDVSGITVSSDRTIPFFFAGAMIFMIGVIQGMYWQHRRIWINKQNDNTLLLAAHTNKNWYGVKQDIEKAIEDTDVTMVEDQQELDK, encoded by the coding sequence ATGAGTAAAATAAAGTGTGAATGCGGACACATGAATCCGGAGGGTACTGTGTTATGTGAAGCATGTGGAAAGCCTGTAGAAGGTAACCAGTACATCGATGGAAATGATGATAAAAAACTGTTAAATATGCGTTATGACGGCAGTGCCCGCCGCTCACAAATATACCGGAAATCAATCATAGATAAAATCTGGAGTTTTTTCTCCTCCGTCAAAGTAGGCGTCTGGCTGATTGTTTTAGCTTTAATAGCCTCTATCTTTGGAACGCTTCTCCCGCAGGAGCAATTTATACCACAGGATGCTGTATCAAGAGATCCGGCAATCTTTTATGAAGAGACTTATGGTATTTTTGGATTGATGTATTATCAACTCGGGTTTCATCATATGTACAGTTCTGTTTGGTTTATTACCTTAATTGCATTAATAGGTATATCCTTGGTTATCGCCAGCCTGGATCGTTTCGTTCCGCTTTATCGTGCTTTAAAAAATCAGAAACCTAAAAAACATAAGAAATTTTTATCCAGACAGCGTTTATATAGTGAAACACCAAATGTTGATGACGCGGATGTGGATAAATTAGTTAAAAGGTTAAGAAAATCAAGGTATAAAATCACGGAAGAAGACGGGCATATATTAGCCGAGAAAGGCCGTTTTTCCCGGTGGGGACCTTACGTCAATCATATAGGTCTTATTATTATATTAATCGCTGCTATTTTACGTACAACACCGATTATGTTTTCCGAAGAATATATGTGGGTTCGTGAAGGAGAACAAAGAAGTATACCTGGTACCGATAACCAGTACTACATAGAAAATAAAGATTTTATAATGGAAACATATGATCAGGAAGACGGACAGGATCCTGCTGAAGAAGGTTCGTTGGATGAAGAGGAAATTGCAAGTAATTTCCAAACTGATGTTGTTATCTATGAAGCACAGGATGCTGATGTTGTCGGTGCGGAACCGGAATTGGAACCAATTATGGAAGAGTCTATTCAAATGAACCATCCGGCAAAGTTTGATAAATATACACTGTACCAACAAGGCTTCCAACAAGGTGAGTTTGAAAGTATGAGCTTTTATATTCATGAAACAGCGGACGAAGATGGGGAATCGTTAGGTACGTTCACTATTGATTTAACCAATCCGGAATCGGTTTATGAATTAGACAATGGCTTCCAGGTGGAGTTAACAAACTATTATCCGGATTATATTATGACCGAAGAGGGAGAGCCTGCTTCGGAAACGAATTTCCCGAGAAACCCTGCTTTTGTTGTGACGGTATACCCTCCTGATTCGGAAGAAGGAGAGGTCAGCTTTCTTGGTATTGGCATGAATGTCGATGCTACAGGAGAAAATCAATATAAAGTAGCTATTGATAACGTGGAATTCAGGGATGTCAGCGGGATAACCGTAAGTTCAGATCGTACCATTCCGTTCTTTTTTGCCGGAGCGATGATTTTTATGATAGGTGTCATTCAAGGAATGTATTGGCAGCATCGCCGAATTTGGATTAATAAACAAAATGACAATACACTTCTTTTGGCAGCCCATACAAATAAAAATTGGTATGGAGTCAAACAGGATATTGAAAAAGCTATAGAAGATACCGATGTTACAATGGTTGAAGACCAGCAGGAACTGGATAAGTAA
- the ccsA gene encoding cytochrome c biogenesis protein CcsA: MDLFSVSSGALLIAFLLYLVATFFFGGAIRQNKNERHQKTKSGSIGLVITVIGFISQLVYFITRWIMTGHAPVSNLFEFTTFLGMSMILAFIIIYIYYKTAFLGVFALPVATIIIAYASMFSTEAEPLVPSLQSNWLHIHVTTVALGQGILFISFVAGLMYLIRQIDQTQLSFRNTMLEIVIYFIFLFIGFIAVTTIFNSLSYQATFEVESEGKQMTTEYHLPPIAAPGDSTLLSENVMTPWFEAPGWMQGEDAGRKLNTVIWSFIGGTLIYGIAFLISRKRIGKRLQPLLKGIKPDMLDEIMYRSVTIGFPVFTLGGLIFAAIWAQIAWGRFWGWDPKEVWALITWFFYAAFLHLRLSRGWHGEKSGWLAVVGFAIIMFNLIVVNLILAGLHSYA, from the coding sequence ATGGACTTATTTAGCGTCAGTAGCGGAGCCTTGCTCATTGCTTTTCTTTTATATTTGGTTGCCACTTTTTTCTTTGGAGGAGCCATTCGTCAAAATAAAAATGAGCGGCATCAGAAAACGAAATCCGGAAGTATCGGGTTAGTTATTACCGTGATTGGTTTTATTTCTCAATTAGTTTACTTTATTACAAGGTGGATAATGACTGGTCATGCACCTGTAAGTAATCTTTTTGAGTTTACCACCTTTTTGGGAATGTCGATGATTTTGGCATTTATTATTATATATATCTACTATAAAACAGCATTTTTAGGCGTATTTGCATTACCTGTAGCTACTATCATCATTGCTTATGCAAGTATGTTTTCTACCGAAGCTGAGCCATTGGTTCCATCTTTACAAAGCAACTGGCTGCATATTCATGTTACAACAGTAGCGTTAGGACAAGGAATTTTATTTATCAGCTTTGTAGCTGGATTAATGTATTTAATTCGTCAAATTGACCAGACACAACTTTCTTTTCGAAATACAATGCTTGAGATAGTTATCTATTTTATCTTTTTATTTATTGGATTCATTGCTGTCACAACGATATTTAATTCACTTTCCTACCAAGCTACTTTTGAAGTGGAAAGCGAAGGGAAGCAGATGACGACAGAATATCACCTTCCGCCGATTGCAGCTCCCGGTGATAGCACACTATTATCAGAAAATGTGATGACGCCATGGTTTGAAGCACCGGGTTGGATGCAGGGCGAAGACGCCGGAAGAAAATTAAACACCGTGATTTGGTCATTTATTGGCGGAACCCTTATTTATGGAATAGCCTTTTTAATTTCCAGAAAGCGGATTGGTAAAAGGTTGCAGCCGCTTCTTAAAGGAATAAAACCCGATATGCTGGATGAGATTATGTACCGTTCAGTTACGATTGGTTTCCCTGTCTTTACGCTGGGAGGATTAATTTTCGCAGCGATTTGGGCTCAGATTGCCTGGGGAAGATTCTGGGGCTGGGATCCAAAAGAAGTCTGGGCCTTAATTACCTGGTTCTTCTATGCAGCATTCTTACATTTGCGGCTTTCCAGAGGCTGGCATGGAGAAAAATCCGGTTGGCTGGCAGTAGTTGGATTCGCTATTATCATGTTTAATCTGATTGTAGTAAACTTGATACTTGCCGGTTTGCACTCCTATGCTTAA
- a CDS encoding response regulator transcription factor, which produces MSDAQKLLVVDDEERIRRLIKMYLEKEDFEIDEAADGKTALEMALQNNYSAIILDIMMPEMDGIEVCEELKKEKDTPVIMLTARGEESNRVQGFEVGADDYIVKPFSPREAVLRVKAILRRVSNLNYQESDTTAKNLLVFPHLTIDHDGHRVTADNQEVSLTPKEYELLCFLASAPDKVFNREQLLKEVWQYEFFGDLRTVDTHVKRLREKLNSVSPEAAKMIVTVWGIGYKFEVEQD; this is translated from the coding sequence ATGAGCGACGCACAGAAATTATTAGTGGTAGATGATGAAGAAAGGATACGCCGTTTAATAAAAATGTACTTGGAAAAAGAAGATTTTGAAATAGACGAAGCGGCAGACGGAAAGACTGCATTAGAAATGGCTTTGCAAAATAATTACAGTGCTATTATTTTGGATATCATGATGCCGGAAATGGATGGCATTGAAGTATGTGAAGAGTTGAAAAAAGAAAAGGATACACCAGTAATCATGTTAACAGCCCGGGGAGAAGAATCTAACCGCGTACAAGGCTTTGAAGTAGGGGCAGATGATTATATCGTGAAACCATTCAGTCCCAGAGAAGCTGTATTACGTGTCAAAGCGATTCTGCGTAGAGTATCCAACCTGAATTACCAGGAGTCTGATACAACTGCCAAAAATTTATTAGTATTCCCGCACTTAACGATTGATCATGATGGGCATCGGGTAACAGCAGATAATCAGGAAGTAAGCTTAACCCCGAAAGAATATGAATTGCTTTGCTTTTTAGCGAGTGCGCCGGATAAAGTATTTAATCGCGAGCAATTATTAAAAGAAGTATGGCAATATGAATTCTTTGGTGACCTCCGCACCGTAGACACCCATGTAAAACGGTTACGGGAAAAATTAAACTCGGTCTCTCCGGAAGCTGCTAAAATGATCGTAACGGTTTGGGGTATCGGCTATAAGTTTGAGGTTGAACAAGACTGA
- a CDS encoding ATP-binding protein has protein sequence MFWKSVVGKLSLTILLLVSFVLCVLMFFLMQFFETYHIQEAENDMTQMSEKISSLVDSDYDSEFIEDATEMLKDPSSRVVVYNADGDQWISDTEDTDLNFIDESWMLNNPDATDLRERISAQNSQGLIVNENEIISVGSPLDNGGGVFVFKSLDMINETRDQTTKLILLSGGIAILLTTFFAVFLSSRITAPLIKMREAAYNLTRGEFNTKVPVLTRDEIGDLAIEFNRMGNQLNYHIHALRQEKEQLSSIVSSMADGVFTLNRDGEIVVINPPAKAYLDNWNYENSLDEEKERQLPTELKTALNEVIAEERAVLKESVVQGRNYVMLVTPLYDESHVRGCVAVIRDMTEERRLDKLRKDFIANVSHELRTPISMLQGYSEAIVDDIAETKDDKNELAKIIYDESLRMGRLVNELLDLARMEAGQIQLHIDSVAVQAFVERVVHKFQGLSQDNEIELSLTMDIHEQIGEMDADRVEQVLTNLIDNAIRHSEKGGKVEIHALSNSDFFHVEVKDNGSGIPEEDLPFVFERFYKADKSRVKKEKQGTGLGLAIARNIIEAHQGKIQVRSKLDIGTTFSFEIPMKHS, from the coding sequence ATGTTTTGGAAAAGTGTTGTCGGCAAACTATCATTAACGATTCTATTATTAGTATCCTTTGTATTATGTGTATTGATGTTTTTTTTAATGCAATTTTTTGAAACCTACCATATACAAGAAGCAGAAAATGATATGACCCAAATGTCTGAGAAAATTTCTTCTTTAGTGGACTCCGACTATGATTCGGAATTTATTGAAGATGCCACGGAGATGTTAAAAGACCCCTCCAGCCGGGTAGTTGTTTATAACGCTGACGGGGATCAGTGGATTTCTGACACAGAGGATACCGACTTGAATTTTATAGATGAATCATGGATGTTAAATAACCCCGATGCAACAGATTTGAGGGAGCGAATTTCAGCACAGAACTCACAAGGATTAATCGTAAATGAGAATGAGATTATTTCTGTGGGCTCTCCGTTAGATAATGGGGGAGGGGTATTTGTTTTTAAATCCCTGGATATGATTAATGAAACGAGGGATCAAACAACCAAGCTGATTTTGTTGAGTGGTGGAATTGCTATTTTGTTAACGACATTTTTTGCTGTGTTTTTATCATCCCGTATAACGGCACCACTGATAAAAATGCGGGAAGCAGCATATAATTTAACCCGTGGTGAATTTAACACGAAGGTACCGGTATTGACACGGGATGAAATTGGCGATTTGGCCATAGAGTTTAATCGGATGGGCAATCAGTTGAATTATCATATTCACGCGCTGAGACAGGAAAAAGAACAATTATCCAGTATTGTCAGCTCCATGGCAGATGGTGTTTTCACATTAAATCGGGATGGTGAAATTGTTGTTATAAACCCTCCTGCAAAAGCCTATTTAGATAACTGGAACTATGAGAACTCTCTGGATGAAGAGAAAGAAAGACAACTTCCGACAGAGCTTAAAACGGCTCTTAATGAAGTCATTGCAGAAGAGCGCGCTGTTTTAAAGGAATCGGTAGTACAAGGAAGAAACTATGTAATGCTTGTCACTCCTTTATATGATGAATCCCATGTCCGCGGCTGTGTTGCAGTTATCCGTGATATGACGGAAGAGCGCCGTCTTGATAAATTACGGAAGGACTTTATCGCAAATGTTTCGCATGAATTACGCACGCCTATTTCCATGCTTCAAGGGTATAGTGAAGCGATTGTTGATGATATAGCAGAAACAAAAGATGATAAGAATGAATTGGCTAAAATTATTTATGATGAGTCTCTCCGGATGGGCAGACTTGTTAATGAATTACTTGACTTGGCAAGAATGGAAGCAGGTCAAATTCAGCTGCATATTGATTCTGTTGCCGTTCAAGCATTCGTTGAACGGGTTGTCCATAAATTCCAGGGGCTTTCCCAGGACAATGAAATCGAACTTTCCTTAACGATGGATATCCATGAACAAATTGGTGAAATGGATGCAGATCGGGTGGAGCAGGTTTTAACCAATTTAATTGATAATGCCATCCGTCATTCGGAAAAAGGCGGGAAAGTCGAGATTCATGCACTAAGTAATTCCGATTTCTTTCATGTAGAAGTGAAGGATAACGGCAGCGGTATTCCGGAAGAAGACTTGCCTTTTGTTTTTGAACGTTTTTATAAAGCGGATAAATCAAGAGTGAAAAAAGAAAAACAAGGAACCGGCTTAGGTTTAGCTATCGCAAGAAATATTATTGAAGCGCACCAAGGAAAAATCCAAGTAAGAAGTAAGCTCGATATTGGTACAACCTTTAGTTTTGAAATACCTATGAAACATTCCTGA
- a CDS encoding DUF4430 domain-containing protein: MNKWLKFLGIMLLSFTLLAACGNGEEAEDDESTNTSVSTNESSGEDQELAEDEVRLTITIDEGNENVAEEVAQVEEGDILLDVLNDTFYVEEDDGFITSIERVSDDEEEGKYWMYTVDGEPAQVGAGEYELNGGEEITFDLQSME; this comes from the coding sequence ATGAACAAATGGTTGAAGTTTTTAGGAATCATGCTATTATCCTTTACTCTGCTGGCAGCTTGCGGTAACGGAGAAGAAGCAGAGGACGATGAAAGCACCAATACTTCTGTCAGCACGAATGAATCAAGCGGGGAAGACCAAGAACTTGCCGAAGATGAAGTACGTTTAACAATAACGATTGATGAAGGCAACGAAAATGTAGCAGAAGAAGTTGCACAAGTGGAAGAAGGAGACATCTTGTTAGATGTGTTAAACGATACTTTCTACGTGGAAGAAGATGATGGATTTATCACTTCTATTGAACGTGTATCAGATGATGAAGAAGAAGGAAAATATTGGATGTATACGGTAGACGGTGAACCAGCGCAGGTAGGAGCCGGGGAATACGAACTGAATGGCGGCGAAGAGATTACATTTGACCTGCAATCGATGGAATAG
- a CDS encoding ECF transporter S component: MSTYKLTLLALLAALAVAGRYAFQFIPNVQPVTAIIILTGIFLGPLSSLLLGILTVFLSNMLLGMGIWTIWQIIAWCLIGLAAGGIGMVWKKVPFLFIILFSVFSGYFYGFIISLTTYQVTGHFWPYYLAGLPFDTAHAIGNGVFTVLLYPLLHVLFRKYAKNRFQMKDSQ, encoded by the coding sequence ATGAGCACATACAAGCTGACATTGCTTGCACTGCTAGCAGCTCTGGCGGTAGCAGGCAGATATGCCTTTCAATTTATCCCTAATGTCCAACCTGTGACAGCAATTATTATTTTAACAGGTATTTTTCTCGGTCCGCTATCATCCCTTTTATTAGGAATATTAACTGTATTCTTGTCGAATATGTTACTTGGTATGGGGATATGGACCATCTGGCAGATTATTGCGTGGTGTTTGATTGGCTTGGCAGCAGGAGGTATCGGAATGGTTTGGAAAAAAGTGCCGTTCCTCTTCATTATTCTCTTTTCCGTATTTAGCGGTTATTTTTATGGATTTATTATTTCATTAACAACCTACCAGGTAACTGGACATTTTTGGCCTTATTATCTGGCTGGGCTTCCATTTGATACAGCACATGCTATTGGTAACGGGGTATTTACCGTTCTTTTATATCCATTGCTTCACGTGTTGTTTCGAAAGTATGCTAAAAATAGATTTCAAATGAAGGATTCCCAATAA